Proteins from a single region of Pyrus communis chromosome 6, drPyrComm1.1, whole genome shotgun sequence:
- the LOC137737879 gene encoding ribonucleoside-diphosphate reductase small chain A-like, producing MGSLENGTERGNGEEEETEQEEEPILMEQTQRFCMFPVRYKQVWEMYKKAEASFWTAEEVDLSQDVQQWDALSDSERHFISHVLAFFAASDGIVLENLAARFLTDVQIPEARAFYGFQLAMENIHSEMYSLLLETYIKDSTEKHRLFNAIESIPCVSRKAKWALDWIHSSNSFAERLVAFACVEGIFFSGSFCAIFWLKKRGLMPGLTFSNELISRDEGLHCDFACLLYSLLRKQLNWEKVHGIIHEAVEIETEFVCEALPCALIGMNSDLMSQYIKFVADRLLIALGCQRKYNVDNPFDWMEFISLQGKTNFFERRVGDYQKASVMSGLQDGGRNFIFKLDADF from the exons ATGGGTTCTCTGGAAAATGGGACGGAGAGGGgaaatggagaagaagaagaaacagagCAGGAGGAGGAGCCGATATTAATGGAGCAGACGCAGAGGTTTTGTATGTTTCCTGTTCGTTACAAGCAGGTGTGGGAGATGTACAAGAAGGCCGAGGCCAGTTTCTGGACTG CTGAGGAGGTTGACCTCTCCCAGGATGTACAACAGTGGGATGCTTTGTCCGACTCTGAAAGACACTTTATAAGCCATGTCCTTGCATTTTTTGCTGCATCTGATGGGATCGTTTTGGAGAATTTGGCTGCAAGATTCTTAACTGATGTTCAAATTCCTGAG GCTCGGGCATTCTATGGATTTCAACTTGCAATGGAGAATATTCATTCAG AGATGTACAGCTTGCTTTTGGAGACATACATCAAGGATTCCACGGAGAAGCATAGATTGTTCAATGCAATTGAAAGCATTCCTTGTGTGTCTAGGAAGGCTAAGTGGGCTTTGGATTGGATACACAG TTCCAATTCATTTGCGGAGAGACTTGTTGCTTTTGCATGTGTTGAAGGAATCTTCTTCTCGGGAAG CTTCTGTGCCATATTCTGGCTTAAAAAGAGGGGACTAATGCCTGGGTTGACATTCTCAAACGAGCTTATATCTAGAGATGAGGGTCTTCACTGTGATTTTGCTTGCCTTTTGTATAG TTTGTTGCGGAAGCAACTAAATTGGGAAAAAGTTCATGGAATTATACATGAAGCTGTTGAGATTGAGACTGAATTTGTTTGCGAGGCCCTCCCATGCGCATTGATTGGCATGAACTCAGATCTTATGAGCCAGTACATAAAATTTGTTGCTGATCGACTCTTG ATTGCATTAGGGTGCCAGAGGAAGTACAATGTGGACAATCCTTTTGACTGGATGGAGTTTATTTCTTTGCA AGGAAAGACGAACTTTTTCGAGAGAAGGGTCGGTGACTATCAAAAAGCATCTGTTATGTCGGGCCTCCAAGATGGTGGTAGAAATTTCATCTTCAAGCTGGACGCCGACTTCTAG